A single Dermacentor albipictus isolate Rhodes 1998 colony chromosome 3, USDA_Dalb.pri_finalv2, whole genome shotgun sequence DNA region contains:
- the LOC135908715 gene encoding uncharacterized protein, which produces MLTELLAGQKTIARDIADIKIFQQTVNKRFDALESRVAALEKTSADPKVSFDHSGSDVRSLSQAVSELIKKNDDLENRSRRNNIILHGLGAHNAENTDTLLSNVHQFFKEKLQIECPPIERCHRIGTKREGRSRAVILRVLDFRNTVEIMKIVSKLKGTKFYITEDYSANVRAIRKKLWAATSSFRDHGSVVRLRYDHVFINGVRYRWNDAANALVDDSGLAVHAVVNNSSLSDNTLPATSSSP; this is translated from the coding sequence ATGCTGACAGAGCTATTGGCTGGGCAAAAAACGATCGCTCGAGACATCGCTGACATCAAGATTTTTCAGCAAACTGTTAACAAGCGTTTTGACGCTCTGGAATCCCGTGTGGCCGCTCTCGAAAAAACTAGCGCTGATCCTAAAGTCTCATTTGACCATTCTGGTTCGGACGTACGCTCTTTATCTCAGGCTGTTTCggaactaattaaaaaaaatgatgacCTTGAAAATCGCTCGAGACGCAACAATATAATTTTGCATGGACTTGGTGCACACAATGCCGAAAACACAGATACGCTTTTGTCTAATGTACACCAATTTTTCAAAGAGAAACTTCAAATTGAATGCCCGCCCATCGAACGTTGTCACAGAATTGGCACCAAACGTGAAGGTAGATCGCGCGCAGTTATATTACGAGTACTAGACTTtcggaacacagtagaaataatGAAAATTGTCTCAAAGCTGAAAGGAACAAAATTTTACATAACTGAAGATTACTCGGCTAATGTACGTGCCATCCGCAAAAAGCTATGGGCAGCAACCTCTTCTTTTCGTGACCATGGCTCTGTGGTGAGGTTGCGTTATGACCATGTCTTTATAAATGGTGTCCGCTACAGGTGGAATGATGCAGCTAATGCCCTAGTTGACGATTCAGGTCTCGCTGTACATGCCGTAGTGAATAATTCGAGCCTTTCTGACAACACTCTCCCGGCCACGTCATCTTCACCTTGA